In the Diachasmimorpha longicaudata isolate KC_UGA_2023 chromosome 1, iyDiaLong2, whole genome shotgun sequence genome, one interval contains:
- the LOC135162920 gene encoding uncharacterized protein LOC135162920 isoform X1, which translates to MQTWIEAIIEWVNCLGVHPSPVKDVRDLENKSIYLKIIGQLAGETSESPTQISEFLSKEYPEFLPQHSSNDIIPKDVYIASLLLLTSSQKISFHRPMCNLRNDTQILIKRFLEVLLPYGKSITQGILTSTISELIDATPRTPPITPKDRPLRNFFTSPAAQSAHRHRILNEKTRELRLLKAELETERYEKMDLQEDIRIREEKIQTLQKKLNEKDLELKAFKADKCRPHTPQTGRKNKALEDMEHMLKKEIQHLESFNSHLQDQLDSAESDKEELMRKLTSKERLSQVLKEKTETYERELEALSIQLDQKSSELLQLRLQNEELRSHIKDMQRCSLDADQSFEVDSVSISRSPIPGLNTSEALSSIVDIQLQEAKEESSKLKAELTSMHLRLDEAHQSCNELNRVNRELAIKTDELIIVKEKLQQTNEELLIMEDKIRTLEEEKMHFEREVENLQQVLASKEIILKETTDNCKSLNTKIEEQLEIINETTENIRILNLSLTSHQEDMSRINSEKNVLQNDFDNSKHKINELETFLAAEMSKSSNIVKQARENEQILEEKIIEIKLEKEKLEKNVEKMTVALDESAENLHDKQQKINSLSSLVDSLQNHQSIQEITLNNLQMKLCELNELRDELQSQVDEERRNCLRVSLEQESLQQDLMACDKEKMKLIDQSTGLKADLEEMTRRAEELDKQRKINEEKYLKTSEKIQLLQTDNERLNSDIFSATAEMSRLKELQENLENQLTQEQENSMKLITEKARIERELSNKALMNCDLSERVGELDVQLSKTLQELQDLENVHGDLTGNYQRSVENVQRLEADVFKTSDDIRRYSQQMSEMKSVICRLEGQLEAERCSVKSLLHDKSELESELSSSEGEKREVMEKLVGLEVNLKNSWRKIEIIQGESEKLKTLVGIKEGEIECQLDEINVLKGDLEAVMTGRSASEMRLKESERRYSEAVDRINSMASQIEQLNSELTRGVLEREALQDDRNRIAEEMSSRISGLQKVQDALEIELKTSRNDNEALSNDKSFLTQELSILKEEKGRLKDDLKSNDLILREHREKITELEIYSGELCQKREECTEIINSMTSDVKNLTSVLEQTILERDEVQNNLTGLKKQVTMLEAQWRSELDKNGVISGEKSFLTSEMNILQEENKHLLEKVYVNGEKLTILNDEIEELKNYSEQLHQKYEKSTKKIISMTSEMNNFIIKLDETSIERDLLQENLTILQKNIEQLNNQLVTGREVNEILTTEKSDISVKLSSLEKDKVDLVEKLACRESELMELQGQNKNLEVHSKALQQNLTEGIEKINSLNSQVENLNLQLQKMIPDLTNRMRDLSDQLEKEKDMIQVLIKEKSALTRELSKMKEENNNLSLNLDSKKSQLKNSNENNEKLMRLSADLQEKCEESKDKISSMTSEIGKLSFKLEKTISECDLMQNHLKNQLETEKDSIKSEKLSLVAQLSGLKKENDDLVKNLNSKLEALQNNCHTLEEKERVSFKKNTSLHSEIDNLTLQLQAAILESNACQLSLNDCRNELKDSEAQLEVERIRNQCLSTEKCFLKTENENLLGDVMSAKEKLLESKKKIEDLQCISETLQQSITESSGKITSQRSEIDTLTLHLTETTSAHNAARDNLADVVKRLEMTETESKKGKEEHEELTATINRLEELVRSLEGRLLNLKTTHDKLKINHKLKEEAFEVLKLKLEVSIREKIESDLKLKEVILSLQEIRTSQDGVMEAQSKALAQKNLELEALEQQQLKCKQTLEEKINLHNVRNTELTKELEELHQSQECSSREMQRLQDYLKIERNELTCLKEELRQCKDEKSKILEIIKLLTSKLSTLNSIITSDGTIVLQGDEIGDIVHSFEYPDLQELLETLKPLVNSMKSSAETILTLNVENKKLIGNLEEEKLKSAFLVKEKEKNVKLIDAISQLESSQKRQQEAVLSIISRKQCFHGLVDEVIASRDEVEMTLSSLCSSWRKISLEKQCLLSESSSACDEVKHLNAKRLEIEGMMGKISERHNASFQPLMRGFYRVLLWCQHQLANISLKTDLQGIEMNLSHESLKIEDPDDIEIDLSSSESILRSELQKNGEIRDSLALVVEKIQELEVSINSYEVNLKSGMVKREPTPEEKLQTQLDRLSREKKEMKEKLDAIRVRNTKMEKNIDDLRCENKKLKAEILSASVSVASTTSDPSELDQLITLNENLRKENEELNRLKEELEKRPTNEEFDVKLKQVHEEYGLKLEKIKQRMKLAYNEQATKMQMEQDRVIRDKTAEMKEKMEAVMRERMEAQCRKYTVDINKYKAHVKELSSQYWDVGEKLLAEQQEKETALQRLKELQRKHQMAIAEASHQLIASQSQMRSTSLDKCFDHDRSQLGMRSGFRTVQVIEEQTTTRRHSVKSIQAMGNAFKAEDEDEVFDNVYLTDLKEGQFRAIEPQTDFDRLSELRMRNSLCRPHLKSSYAVETHLHPAALTEEDMKTGPHDDLFNDSLSQSLLPGQKAKKKDRTQTSYKRPGPPTPSKNGGRLSLQGNELKSPSSRILREKNVDRRTTATPKRLKDFFGTSLSRRHDENAPGTPKGRRLSNIFRKPKTERS; encoded by the exons ATGCAGACATGGATTGAAGCCATCATTGAATGG GTGAACTGTCTGGGAGTTCACCCCTCCCCAGTAAAAGATGTTCGAGACTTGGAAAACAAGAGTATCTACCTGAAAATAATAGGTCAGCTGGCTGGTGAAACGTCTGAATCTCCGACACAAATTTCCGAATTTCTCTCAAAAGAGTACCCTGAGTTCCTCCCACAACATTCATCTAACGACATCATACCAAAAGATGTTTACATCGCTTCCTTGCTGCTCCTAACAAGCTCTCAGAAGATCTCGTTTCACCGCCCCATGTGTAATCTTCGCAATGACACTCAGATCCTAATAAAAAGATTCCTAGAAGTCCTCCTGCCTTATGGGAAGAGTATAACACAAGGTATCCTGACGAGTACTATATCAGAACTGATCGATGCCACTCCAAGAACTCCGCCGATTACTCCTAAGGATCGTCCTCTTAGAAACTTTTTCACATCTCCAGCCGCACAGTCCGCTCATCGACACAGAATTCTCAATGAAAAGACGCGAGAGCTTCGGTTATTAAAAGCTGAACTTGAGACTGAGAGGTACGAGAAAATGGATTTGCAAGAAGACATCAGAATCAGGgaggaaaaaatccaaacgCTCCAGAAAAAACTTAACGAGAAGGATCTGGAGTTAAAGGCTTTCAAAGCAGATAAATGCAGACCTCATACTCCTCAAACCGGACGGAAAAATAAGGCATTAGAGGATATGGAACATATGTTGAAGAAAGAGATTCAGCACTTGGAGAGCTTTAATTCTCATTTGCAGGATCAGTTAGATAGCGCGGAAAGTGATAAAGAGGAGTTGATGAGGAAATTGACGTCCAAGGAACGTCTAAGTCAGGTATTGAAGGAAAAGACCGAAACATATGAGAGGGAATTAGAAGCACTGAGTATCCAGCTAGATCAGAAGTCCTCTGAGCTCTTACAACTCCGCCTTCAAAACGAAGAATTAAGATCCCATATCAAGGACATGCAGAGATGTTCCTTGGATGCTGACCAAAGTTTTGAAGTTGATTCAGTATCAATTTCCCGTTCACCCATCCCAGGACTGAACACCAGTGAGGCACTTAGTTCGATCGTGGATATTCAGTTGCAGGAGGCTAAAGAAGAGTCCTCCAAGTTGAAAGCCGAATTGACAAGTATGCATCTCCGCCTGGACGAGGCTCACCAATCCTGCAATGAGTTAAACCGAGTCAATAGAGAACTGGCTATAAAAACTGATGAGTTGATTATCGttaaagaaaaattgcaaCAAACTAATGAAGAATTACTTATTATGGAAGATAAAATTAGGACCCTCGAGGAGGAGAAAATGCATTTCGAGCGAGAAGTGGAGAATCTGCAACAAGTCCTGGCATCGAAGGAAATAATCTTGAAGGAAACAACTGACAATTGCAAATCATTAAACACGAAGATCGAGGAACAACTTGAAATAATAAACGAAACAACTGAAAATATCCgaatattaaatttatcattaaCCAGCCACCAGGAGGATATGTCACGAATAAactctgaaaaaaatgttctccaaAATGATTTTGATAATTCGAAGCATAAAATTAATGAGCTGGAGACGTTTCTAGCTGCAGAAATGTCAAAATCATCAAACATCGTTAAACAAGCTCGAGAAAATGAGCAAATCcttgaagagaaaataattgaaatcaaattagaaaaagaaaaactggAGAAGAATGTTGAAAAGATGACAGTTGCTCTGGATGAATCTGCGGAAAATCTGCATGATAAGCAGCAGAAGATAAATTCTTTAAGTAGTTTGGTAGACAGTCTTCAGAACCATCAGAGCATCCAGGAGATAACCCTGAACAATCTACAGATGAAGCTGTGTGAATTAAACGAGTTAAGAGACGAATTGCAGAGTCAAGTGGACGAGGAACGCCGGAATTGTCTCAGAGTATCATTGGAACAGGAGAGCTTGCAACAGGATTTGATGGCCTGTGACAAGGAGAAAATGAAACTAATCGATCAATCAACCGGGCTAAAGGCAGACCTGGAGGAGATGACGAGGAGAGCCGAGGAGCTCGATaagcagagaaaaataaatgaggagAAATATCTCAAGACTTCGGAGAAGATCCAGCTGCTGCAGACAGACAATGAGAGGTTGAACTCCGATATATTCTCCGCTACTGCTGAAATGTCGAGGCTGAAAGAACTTCAGGAGAACCTCGAGAACCAGCTGACCCAAGAGCAGGAGAATTCCATGAAACTGATCACTGAAAAGGCGAGGATCGAGCGCGAGTTATCGAACAAGGCGCTTATGAACTGTGATTTGTCTGAAAGAGTTGGAGAGCTTGATGTACAGTTGAGCAAGACTCTTCAAGAGCTGCAAGACTTAGAGAATGTTCATGGAGATCTCACTGGGAATTATCAAAGGAGTGTGGAAAACGTGCAGAGACTCGAAGCTGATGTTTTCAAGACCAGTGACGATATTAGGAGGTACAGTCAACAGATGTCTGAGATGAAGTCTGTGATTTGTCGTTTGGAAGGACAATTGGAAGCAGAGAGATGTAGTGTGAAGAGTCTACTGCATGATAAATCGGAATTGGAAAGTGAATTGTCTTCGTCTGAAGGGGAGAAGAGGGAGGTGATGGAGAAGTTAGTCGGATTGgaggtgaatttaaaaaattcatggagGAAAATCGAAATCATTCAAGGAGaatcagaaaaattgaagactTTGGTTGGCATAAAAGAGGGAGAAATTGAGTGCCAGCTGGATGAGATCAATGTGTTAAAGGGCGATTTGGAGGCAGTCATGACCGGGCGAAGTGCCTCAGAGATGAGGCTGAAAGAGAGTGAGAGGAGATACTCCGAAGCTGTTGATAGAATCAATTCTATGGCTTCGCAAATCGAGCAATTGAATTCTGAATTGACTCGTGGTGTATTAGAACGAGAGGCTCTCCAAGACGACCGGAATCGTATCGCCGAAGAAATGTCATCACGCATTTCAGGATTACAGAAGGTTCAGGACGCTTTGGAGATTGAGTTGAAGACAAGTCGAAATGATAATGAAGCTCTTTCAAATGATAAGTCATTTTTGACTCaagaattatcaattttgaaGGAAGAAAAGGGTCGCCTGAAGGATGATTTAAAATCTAATGACCTGATACTGAGAGAACACagggaaaaaattacagaactcgAGATTTACTCTGGAGAATTGTGCCAGAAACGTGAGGAATGCaccgaaataattaattcaatgactTCAGATGTGAAAAATTTAACGTCAGTACTGGAGCAGACTATTTTAGAACGCGACGAAGTCCAGAATAATTTGACAGGTTTGAAGAAACAAGTGACAATGCTGGAGGCTCAATGGAGATCGGAACTTGATAAGAATGGAGTTATTTCCGGGGAAAAATCATTCCTGACAtcggaaatgaatattttgcaaGAAGAGAACAAGCATTTGTTGGAAAAAGTGTATGTcaatggagaaaaattgaCTATACTCAACGACGAAATTGAAGAACTGAAGAATTATTCTGAGCAATTGCAccagaaatatgaaaaatctacTAAAAAGATTATTTCCATGACCTCTgagatgaataatttcattataaaacTAGATGAAACTAGTATAGAACGTGATTTACTCCAGGAGAACTTGACAATTCTTCAGAAGAACATTGaacaattgaataatcaattgGTGACTGGACGAGAGGTCAACGAAATTTTAACAACTGAAAAATCAGATATCAGTGTAAAAttatcgagtttagaaaaagataaagtcgatttagTGGAAAAGTTGGCTTGTCGTGAATCAGAATTAATGGAACTTCaaggacaaaataaaaatcttgaaGTTCATTCAAAGGCACTGCAACAAAACCTGACCGAAGGTATCGAGAAAATCAATTCACTGAATtctcaagtggaaaatttgaatttgcaACTACAGAAAATGATACCTGATTTGACAAATAGAATGAGAGACTTGAGTGATCAGttggagaaagaaaaagatATGATTCAGGTTCTTATCAAGGAAAAATCAGCTCTAACGCGTGAATTATCAAAGATGAAGGAAGAAAACAATAATTTGTCACTTAATTTGGATTCCaaaaaatcgcaattgaagAATTCTaacgaaaataatgaaaaactgATGAGGTTGTCTGCTGACTTGCAAGAAAAATGTGAGGAATCTAAAGATAAAATCTCATCGATGACATCCGAAATTGGCAAATTATCGTTCAAGTTGGAAAAGACAATTTCAGAATGTGATTTAAtgcaaaatcatttgaaaaatcaattggagacagaaaaagactccattaaaagtgaaaaattgtcGTTGGTGGCGCAATTATCAGGgttaaaaaaggaaaatgacGATTTagtcaaaaatttaaattcaaaacttGAAGCTCTTCAGAACAATTGTCACACTTTAGAGGAAAAAGAACGAGtgtcttttaaaaaaaacacttcATTGCACTCCGAAATCGATAATTTGACTTTACAACTGCAAGCAGCCATTTTAGAAAGCAATGCTTGTCAATTGAGTTTAAATGATTGTCGTAATGAATTGAAAGATTcagaagctcagctggaagTAGAACGAATCCGCAATCAATGTCTTTCAAcggaaaaatgttttctaaAAACAGAAAATGAGAATCTTCTCGGTGATGTAATGTCTGCAAAAGAAAAACTACTTGaatcgaaaaagaaaattgaagacCTTCAATGTATTTCTGAAACCCTACAGCAAAGCATTACAGAATCTTCTGGAAAGATTACCTCCCAGAGGTCTGAAATCGATACATTGACGTTGCACTTAACGGAAACCACTTCTGCACATAATGCAGCACGAGATAATCTCGCAGATGTCGTGAAACGCCTAGAAATGACTGAAACAGAATCAAAAAAAGGCAAGGAGGAACACGAGGAATTAACAGCAACCATTAACCGCTTGGAGGAGCTCGTAAGGTCCTTGGAGGGACGCCTTCTAAACCTCAAAACCACCCACGACAAACTGAAAATCAATCACAAGCTGAAGGAAGAGGCTTTTGAAGttctgaaattgaaattggaaGTCTCGataagagaaaaaatcgagtcagATCTAAAGCTGAAAGAAGTCATTTTGAGTCTCCAGGAAATTCGTACGAGTCAGGACGGAGTGATGGAGGCCCAATCGAAGGCGTTAGCCCAGAAGAATCTGGAGCTTGAAGCTCTTGAACAACAACAGCTGAAGTGCAAACAAACTCtcgaggaaaaaatcaatctccaCAACGTAAGAAACACTGAATTAACAAAAGAACTTGAGGAACTTCATCAGTCACAGGAGTGTTCTTCAAGGGAAATGCAACGACTCCAGGATTATCTGAAGATAGAGAGAAATGAATTGACATGCCTGAAGGAAGAACTCCGACAGTGCAAAgatgaaaaatctaaaattctcgaaataataaaattgttgactTCGAAATTGTCGACATTAAATAGTATTATTACAAGTGATGGCACAATTGTTCTTCAAGGGGATGAAATCGGGGACATTGTTCACTCCTTTGAATATCCTGATCTTCAGGAACTGTTGGAAACCCTGAAACCTCTTGTGAACTCGATGAAATCTAGTGCAGAAACGATTTTAACACTTAAtgtggagaataaaaaattaataggaaATCTTGAAGaggagaaattaaaatcagcgtTTCTTGTCAAGGAGAAAGAGAAGAATGTGAAGTTAATTGACGCGATATCTCAATTGGAATCCTCCCAGAAACGTCAACAGGAAGCCGTTTTATCCATTATTTCCAGAAAACAATGTTTTCACGGGCTTGTAGATGAAGTGATCGCCTCACGGGATGAAGTGGAAATGACTTTATCCTCCCTTTGCAGCTCCTGGAGAAAAATATCCCTCGAAAAACAGTGTCTTCTCTCCGAGAGCTCTTCCGCCTGTGATGAGGTGAAACATCTTAATGCTAAGAGATTAGAAATTGAGGGGATGATGGGGAAAATTAGTGAACGTCATAATGCCAGCTTTCAACCGTTAATGAGAGGATTCTATAGAGTTTTGTTGTGGTGTCAGCATCAACTAGCCAATATTTCCTTGAAAACCGATCTCCAAGGCATAGAAATGAATTTATCTCATGAAAGTCTGAAGATAGAGGATCCTGATGACATAGAAATTGATTTATCATCTTCAGAATCTATCCTCCGGTCAGAACTCCAGAAGAACGGGGAGATAAGAGACAGTTTGGCTCTCGTAGTTGAAAAAATCCAGGAGTTAGAGGTCTCAATAAACTCTTACGAGGTGAACTTGAAATCAGGAATGGTGAAACGAGAGCCAACTCCGGAAGAAAAACTACAAACCCAATTGGATCGGCTTAGCAGAGAGAAGAAggagatgaaagaaaaattggacGCCATCAGGGTTCGAAACACCAAGATGGAGAAGAATATCGATGATCTGAGGTGTGAAAACAAGAAGTTGAAAGCAGAGATATTGTCAGCTTCAGTATCGGTAGCTTCAACCACTTCAGATCCATCGGAGCTTGACCAACTCATAActctgaatgaaaatttgcgGAAAGAGAATGAAGAGCTGAACAGATTAAAGGAGGAGCTCGAGAAACGTCCAACGAACGAGGAATTCGATGTCAAACTCAAGCAAGTTCATGAAGAGTATGGACTAAAGCTGGAGAAAATCAAGCAAAGGATGAAGCTGGCGTACAACGAGCAGGCGACGAAGATGCAGATGGAGCAAGACAGGGTCATCAGGGATAAAACAGCTGAGATGAAGGAGAAAATGGAGGCTGTGATGAGGGAAAGGATGGAGGCACAGTGCAGAAAGTATACAGTGGACATTAATAAGTACAAAGCCCACGTCAAGGAGCTGTCGTCTCAATATTGGGACGTGGGGGAGAAGCTCCTGGCTGAGCAGCAAGAAAAGGAAACAGCGCTTCAACGGCTCAAGGAGCTCCAAAGGAAACACCAGATGGCGATTGCTGAAGCCAGCCATCAGTTAATAGCTTCGCAGAGTCAAATGAGATCGACAAGTCTTGACAAGTGTTTCGATCATGATAGAAGTCAACTGGGGATGAGGTCTGGTTTTAGAACTGTCCAGGTGATTGAGGAGCAGACGACAACGAGAAGACATAGTGTTAAGAGCATCCAAGCGATGGGGAACGCCTTTAAGGCTGAGGACGAGGATGAGGTATTCGACAATGTCTATCTGACGGACCTCAAGGAGGGGCAGTTTAGGGCTATCGAACCTCAGACTGACTTTGACAGGCTGTCTGAGCTGAGGATGAGGAACTCGTTGTGCCGACCCCATCTCAAGAGCTCCTATGCTGTTGAAACACATTTGCATCCGGCTGCACTCACGGAGGAGGATATGAAG ACTGGCCCTCATGACGATCTGTTCAATGACAGTCTCAGCCAGAGTCTGTTACCGGGCCAAAAGGCAAAGAAAAAAGATAGAACACAG ACGTCCTATAAACGCCCTGGACCTCCCACTCCGAGCAAAAATGGTGGCAGACTATCCCTCCAG GGAAATGAGCTGAAAAGTCCCAGTTCGAGAAttctgagagagaaaaatgtggACCGGAGAACAACGGCAACACCAAAGAGGCTGAAAGACTTCTTTGGAACGTCTCTGTCGAGACGTCACGATGAG aaTGCTCCGGGTACTCCAAAAGGTCGCAGACTCAGTAACATTTTTCGTAAGCCGAAAACAGAGAGAAGCTGA